Proteins from one Thermococcus sp. M36 genomic window:
- a CDS encoding DUF515 domain-containing protein, with protein sequence MLNVSEDIEKKIKRLRELGRASAEAELSKAATPPVPVKKPPKKRRSMGSIKERERRKRIIVGATIILIIILAVSIGAYVYLQNRATWELENAKSRKLAELNTYFKPGSELMNSTIGKEAYTELRNRILAAKSIDEVNAIDIKAAYTEAMDKYQAYIAEQKQIEYEKQLNRTKQEKVKLIELEFQPLLSMPLPDDLKKKAVDVLANLEDRVMSATSMEQVNSTNPAPYLLELWRDYYFYLVDSVQTQSVILEKNGVKRILSKTEAKSILGSITDYRELMGYRVYRVEYVDIALVLPRDRINGAFLSPGDKVMIFAKNGTSSFKEIANEGYIELVLLPRDAGVISVSEAQSQTTSSNTASSNQYSEQHQSEYQPGGSAVTNSQRTSDVYTSEQSSSQSASASYSYSVDLTEILKAIAAGKIQASEDVKEQLRAYGWEVVDLEKESGMLVLDPNAQFLVILKVPSIFVPDILSNQQTIYIAKVTT encoded by the coding sequence GTGCTCAACGTGTCCGAGGATATTGAAAAGAAGATTAAACGCCTTAGGGAACTGGGCAGGGCCAGTGCCGAGGCCGAGCTCTCAAAGGCTGCTACTCCCCCAGTTCCTGTTAAAAAACCCCCTAAAAAACGTCGTTCTATGGGCAGCATTAAGGAGCGAGAGCGGAGAAAGAGGATCATTGTGGGGGCTACAATCATACTGATAATAATTCTCGCTGTTTCCATCGGTGCTTACGTCTATCTCCAGAACCGGGCGACGTGGGAGCTTGAGAACGCGAAGAGCCGCAAGCTGGCCGAGCTCAATACATACTTTAAGCCCGGGAGCGAGCTTATGAACTCCACCATAGGCAAGGAGGCATACACGGAGCTCAGGAACCGCATACTGGCGGCCAAAAGCATAGATGAGGTAAATGCCATAGACATTAAGGCCGCCTACACGGAAGCTATGGACAAATACCAGGCTTACATTGCCGAACAGAAGCAGATCGAGTACGAAAAGCAGCTGAATAGGACGAAGCAGGAGAAGGTAAAGCTTATTGAGCTGGAGTTCCAGCCCCTGCTATCAATGCCCCTCCCCGACGACCTGAAGAAAAAAGCGGTGGACGTCCTTGCTAACCTTGAGGACAGGGTGATGAGCGCCACCAGCATGGAGCAGGTCAACTCAACCAACCCGGCCCCGTATCTTCTTGAGCTGTGGAGGGACTACTACTTCTACCTCGTGGACAGCGTCCAGACGCAGAGCGTCATCCTTGAAAAGAACGGCGTTAAGAGGATCCTTTCAAAGACCGAGGCCAAGTCTATACTCGGTAGCATAACGGACTACAGAGAGCTCATGGGGTACAGGGTGTATAGGGTCGAGTACGTGGATATAGCTCTTGTCCTGCCGAGGGACAGGATAAACGGCGCGTTCCTGTCTCCTGGGGACAAGGTCATGATATTTGCCAAGAACGGAACGTCGTCCTTTAAGGAGATAGCCAACGAGGGATACATAGAGCTGGTTCTCCTTCCAAGGGATGCCGGTGTGATATCGGTCAGCGAGGCCCAGAGCCAGACGACCTCCTCGAACACGGCATCGTCCAACCAGTACTCGGAGCAGCACCAGAGTGAGTACCAGCCCGGTGGGAGTGCCGTGACCAACAGCCAGAGGACGAGCGACGTCTACACCAGTGAGCAGAGCTCCAGCCAGAGCGCTTCCGCCAGCTACAGCTATTCCGTTGACCTTACGGAGATACTCAAGGCCATAGCGGCCGGGAAGATACAGGCCAGTGAAGACGTCAAGGAGCAGCTCAGGGCGTACGGCTGGGAAGTGGTTGACCTCGAAAAGGAGTCCGGAATGCTCGTGCTTGATCCGAACGCCCAGTTCCTTGTGATACTCAAGGTTCCCTCCATATTCGTGCCCGACATACTGTCCAACCAGCAGACCATCTACATAGCGAAGGTCACGACGTGA
- a CDS encoding TIGR04076 family protein, giving the protein MERLEIRVTEIRGKCPVFQVGDRIVIEGPEINLEETDAVCTHAFASLLPYIVALRKGIKPSELGLGRGEKAYLQCLDPGPPYTDGGTVIFEITVVRDEAEESVESGEGGNRRGRHDNRGS; this is encoded by the coding sequence ATGGAGCGGTTAGAGATTCGCGTAACAGAAATCCGGGGAAAATGTCCCGTTTTTCAGGTGGGAGACAGAATAGTAATCGAAGGGCCCGAGATAAACCTCGAAGAAACAGACGCCGTGTGCACCCATGCCTTCGCATCGCTGTTGCCGTACATAGTCGCTCTCCGAAAGGGTATTAAGCCGAGCGAGCTAGGCCTAGGCAGGGGAGAGAAAGCTTACCTCCAGTGCCTCGACCCCGGGCCGCCATACACTGACGGCGGAACTGTGATATTCGAGATAACGGTGGTGCGAGATGAAGCAGAGGAAAGCGTGGAGAGTGGTGAGGGAGGTAATAGACGAGGCCGACATGATAATCGAGGTAGTTGA
- a CDS encoding cell division protein: MEMKKLIGNVLLTAGLVAGSITAARIPPMWGGLAVSLAVMGVGIFLRRQGAKEELHRAAQTGTGGVRELERLLADAIARLENVLDAPADEAHAELTKILEELDEFAEKAQPLRIEGLMTYGTIMSVFSRGERALNRAWSAFADGYEKEGRKYLRYGYEDLKETLSAVKALRV; the protein is encoded by the coding sequence ATGGAAATGAAGAAGCTCATAGGAAACGTCCTCCTCACTGCCGGCCTCGTCGCCGGTTCAATAACCGCCGCCAGGATACCGCCTATGTGGGGCGGTTTAGCGGTTTCCCTCGCCGTCATGGGTGTCGGAATATTCCTTAGACGCCAAGGTGCCAAAGAGGAGCTCCACAGGGCTGCTCAGACCGGAACCGGCGGTGTCAGGGAACTTGAAAGGCTCTTGGCCGATGCCATAGCCAGGCTCGAGAATGTTCTCGACGCCCCGGCCGATGAGGCCCACGCCGAGCTCACTAAAATCCTTGAAGAGCTCGACGAGTTCGCCGAAAAGGCCCAGCCTCTCAGGATAGAGGGTCTTATGACCTACGGAACCATCATGAGCGTCTTCAGCAGGGGCGAGAGGGCCCTCAACAGGGCCTGGAGCGCCTTCGCTGACGGCTACGAGAAGGAGGGACGGAAGTACCTCCGCTATGGCTACGAGGACCTCAAGGAGACCCTCTCGGCAGTCAAGGCCCTGAGGGTCTGA
- a CDS encoding tryptophan--tRNA ligase, translating to MDDFKVTPWDVEGVVDYAKLIVEFGTSPLTDELIEKTAELTKSELPIFFRRKFFFSHRDYDKVLADYETGKGFFLYTGRGPSGPMHIGHIIPFYATKWLQENFDVNLYIQITDDEKFLFKDKLTFDDTKRWAYDNILDIIAVGFDPDKTFIFQDSEFTKIYEMAIPIAKKINYSMARAVFGFTDQSKIGMIFYPAIQAAPTFFEKKRCLIPAAIDQDPYWRLQRDFAESLGYYKTAAIHSKFVPGLIDLGGKMSASKPETAVYLTDNPEEAGKKIWKYALTGGRATAKEQREKGGEPEKCVVFKWFEIFFEPDDKKLMERYHACKSGELLCGQCKRELIERVQEFLKEHQKKRKEAEKKVEKFKYTGELAREQWDKSIPEPLRG from the coding sequence ATGGACGACTTTAAGGTCACCCCATGGGACGTTGAAGGTGTGGTAGACTACGCGAAGCTTATAGTCGAGTTCGGAACCAGCCCGCTTACGGATGAGCTTATAGAGAAGACCGCGGAGCTTACGAAGAGCGAACTTCCAATATTCTTCAGAAGGAAGTTCTTCTTCTCCCATAGGGACTACGATAAGGTTCTTGCCGACTACGAAACGGGGAAGGGCTTCTTCCTCTATACCGGCAGGGGGCCGAGCGGGCCGATGCACATTGGCCACATCATACCGTTCTACGCCACCAAATGGCTCCAGGAGAACTTTGACGTCAATCTCTACATCCAGATAACGGACGACGAGAAGTTCCTGTTCAAGGACAAGCTCACCTTCGACGACACGAAGAGATGGGCCTACGACAACATCCTTGACATTATAGCGGTCGGCTTTGACCCGGATAAAACATTCATCTTCCAGGACAGCGAGTTCACAAAGATTTACGAGATGGCGATACCGATAGCGAAGAAGATAAACTACTCGATGGCCAGAGCGGTCTTCGGCTTCACGGACCAGAGCAAGATCGGGATGATATTCTACCCGGCCATACAGGCCGCTCCGACCTTCTTCGAGAAGAAGCGCTGTTTGATTCCAGCGGCCATAGATCAGGACCCCTACTGGAGGCTCCAGAGAGACTTCGCGGAGAGCCTCGGCTACTACAAGACCGCTGCAATTCATTCTAAGTTCGTTCCGGGGTTGATAGACCTCGGCGGAAAGATGAGTGCAAGCAAGCCAGAGACGGCCGTCTACCTCACGGATAACCCCGAAGAGGCGGGCAAGAAGATATGGAAGTACGCCCTCACCGGCGGAAGGGCCACCGCGAAGGAGCAGCGCGAGAAGGGAGGAGAACCCGAGAAGTGCGTTGTCTTCAAGTGGTTCGAGATATTCTTCGAGCCGGACGACAAGAAGCTCATGGAGCGCTATCACGCGTGCAAAAGTGGCGAGCTCCTCTGCGGCCAGTGCAAGCGCGAGCTGATTGAGAGGGTTCAGGAGTTCCTCAAGGAGCACCAGAAGAAGCGCAAGGAGGCCGAGAAAAAGGTCGAGAAGTTCAAGTACACCGGCGAACTGGCGAGGGAGCAGTGGGATAAGTCCATTCCGGAGCCGCTGAGGGGCTGA
- a CDS encoding GTPase produces MKQRKAWRVVREVIDEADMIIEVVDARDPIGTRNRKLERIIQEEGKPLLIVMNKADLVPKEWAEEYKRKSEIPVVFISSRERKGTGILRREIKRLAKPLLEEQDKVKVALIGYPNVGKSTIINTLKGKRAVGTAPIPGYTKGKQLIRLSKRIWLLDSPGVVPIDDFDELVIKGGFPADKIEDPVKPALKLIGRILETRKEALTEKFGIEEFKSEEEVLRKIGERRGLIKAGGEVDLEETARWFLREWQTGRFTLFGKEEEKPHQFVWDFEDVLDGIERELLLDPRRILWKYGDELRKKLDNQKRVGIREIEGFTVGVATGFKKCDSGIKLLEELTGRHILASECFGKKWKGVIAIME; encoded by the coding sequence ATGAAGCAGAGGAAAGCGTGGAGAGTGGTGAGGGAGGTAATAGACGAGGCCGACATGATAATCGAGGTAGTTGACGCCCGCGACCCGATAGGAACGCGCAACAGAAAGCTAGAAAGGATAATCCAGGAGGAAGGAAAACCCCTCCTCATCGTCATGAACAAGGCCGATTTAGTGCCCAAGGAGTGGGCTGAGGAGTACAAGAGAAAGAGCGAAATACCGGTTGTTTTTATCTCCTCCCGTGAGAGGAAGGGGACGGGAATCCTGAGGAGAGAGATAAAGAGGCTCGCAAAGCCCCTTCTTGAGGAGCAGGATAAAGTGAAGGTCGCCCTCATAGGCTACCCAAACGTCGGCAAGAGCACGATAATCAACACGCTGAAGGGGAAAAGAGCGGTAGGAACCGCGCCGATACCTGGCTACACGAAGGGCAAGCAGCTGATACGGCTGAGCAAAAGGATATGGCTCCTCGATTCCCCAGGCGTCGTTCCGATAGACGACTTCGACGAGCTGGTAATAAAGGGCGGCTTCCCGGCGGACAAGATAGAAGATCCCGTAAAGCCGGCTCTCAAGCTCATTGGGAGAATCCTAGAAACGAGGAAAGAAGCACTGACGGAGAAGTTCGGGATCGAGGAGTTCAAGAGCGAGGAGGAAGTATTGAGAAAGATAGGCGAGCGGAGGGGTTTGATAAAGGCCGGTGGGGAAGTTGATCTGGAGGAAACCGCCCGCTGGTTCCTCCGAGAATGGCAGACGGGAAGGTTCACCCTCTTCGGGAAGGAGGAGGAAAAACCCCATCAGTTCGTCTGGGACTTCGAGGACGTCCTCGACGGAATAGAAAGGGAACTGCTCCTCGACCCGAGGAGAATCCTGTGGAAGTACGGGGACGAACTCAGAAAAAAACTCGACAACCAGAAGCGCGTGGGGATAAGGGAGATAGAGGGCTTTACCGTTGGGGTAGCGACCGGCTTTAAGAAGTGCGACAGCGGGATAAAGCTCCTTGAGGAGCTGACCGGAAGGCACATTCTGGCCAGCGAGTGTTTCGGGAAGAAGTGGAAGGGAGTAATAGCGATAATGGAGTGA
- the trm14 gene encoding tRNA (guanine(6)-N2)-methyltransferase has protein sequence MRLLLTTSQGIEDLAKAEVENLLSELGVSFRVEERPLDVEGRVLAEVSEAFYTDEKGRKRELSVSTYLNERSRLLHRVIMEIASERFEGIGEDEPDVALRRIEEFVSELPVERYVKVSEPFAVRSFRKGEHKITSLDISKIVGKAIFERLSRFGTPKVNLDHPTVIFRAELVGEVFFLGVDTTGDSSLHKRPWRVYDHPAHLKASIANALIELAEPDGGPFIDPFCGSGTIPIELALRGYEGRIICLEKYRKHLRGAEMNALAAGVRDRIEFLLGDATRLSEHVESVDFAVSNLPYGLKIGRKSMIPKLYAEFFSELANVLEKRGVFITTEKRAIEGAITENGFQIKHHRLIGHGGLMVHTYVIE, from the coding sequence ATGAGGCTTTTGCTGACGACTTCGCAGGGGATTGAAGACCTCGCGAAGGCCGAGGTTGAGAACCTGCTCTCGGAGTTAGGAGTTTCGTTTCGTGTAGAGGAGAGGCCTTTGGACGTCGAGGGCAGGGTTCTGGCTGAGGTGAGCGAAGCTTTCTACACCGACGAAAAGGGCAGGAAGAGGGAGCTTAGCGTTTCAACCTATCTTAACGAGCGCTCAAGGCTCCTCCACCGCGTAATCATGGAGATAGCGAGCGAGCGCTTTGAGGGGATCGGGGAAGACGAACCCGATGTTGCCCTCAGGAGGATAGAGGAGTTCGTCTCAGAGCTTCCAGTGGAAAGGTACGTCAAGGTGAGCGAACCCTTTGCGGTGCGCTCCTTCAGGAAGGGTGAACATAAGATAACGAGCCTCGACATATCAAAGATCGTCGGAAAGGCGATATTCGAGAGACTCTCCCGCTTCGGGACTCCCAAAGTCAACCTCGACCACCCGACCGTTATTTTCAGGGCGGAGCTCGTTGGAGAGGTCTTCTTCCTTGGGGTAGACACGACGGGTGATTCTTCCCTCCACAAGAGGCCCTGGCGCGTTTACGACCACCCAGCGCATCTGAAGGCCAGCATAGCGAACGCCCTCATAGAGCTGGCAGAGCCGGACGGAGGGCCCTTCATAGACCCCTTCTGCGGCTCAGGGACTATTCCGATTGAGTTAGCGCTCAGGGGCTACGAAGGGAGGATAATCTGCCTCGAAAAGTACAGGAAGCACCTCAGAGGAGCGGAGATGAACGCCCTGGCGGCCGGAGTTAGGGATAGAATAGAGTTCCTCCTCGGAGACGCGACTAGGCTGAGCGAACACGTCGAAAGCGTCGATTTTGCCGTGAGCAACCTCCCTTACGGGCTGAAGATAGGGAGGAAGAGCATGATACCAAAGCTTTACGCGGAGTTCTTCTCGGAGTTGGCAAATGTTCTTGAAAAGCGCGGCGTCTTCATAACCACCGAAAAGAGGGCGATAGAGGGGGCCATAACGGAGAACGGCTTCCAGATCAAACACCACAGGCTCATAGGCCACGGCGGACTGATGGTGCACACATACGTTATAGAATAG
- a CDS encoding DUF211 domain-containing protein — protein MAKGIRLLVLDVLKPHQPMVTELALGLSELEGVDGVNITLVEIDKETENVKITMVGDNLDYDEIVRTIEEFGGVVHSIDMVAAGKKIVEEGETPQDKLEEY, from the coding sequence ATGGCAAAGGGGATAAGACTCCTAGTGCTGGACGTGCTTAAGCCGCACCAGCCGATGGTGACAGAGCTGGCGCTGGGACTCAGCGAGCTTGAGGGAGTCGACGGCGTCAACATAACCCTTGTTGAGATAGACAAGGAAACGGAGAACGTCAAGATAACGATGGTCGGCGACAACCTCGACTACGACGAGATAGTCAGAACCATCGAGGAGTTCGGCGGTGTTGTCCACAGCATAGACATGGTCGCCGCAGGAAAGAAGATCGTTGAAGAGGGAGAGACACCGCAGGACAAGCTGGAGGAATACTGA
- a CDS encoding fumarylacetoacetate hydrolase family protein yields the protein MVRLPYMDGFYELRPSKIVALAKNYAEHAKEMESDVPERPVFFLKPPSALIGPGEPIILPRMSKRVDHEVELAVIIGRRARRVPREKAMDYVLGYTILLDITARNLQAEARERGLPWSMAKGFDTFAPVGPRVVDKRELNIEDLEIGLKVNGQLRQLGRTSEMVFKVPELIEYISSVMTLEPGDIIATGTPAGVGPLRHGDRVEAWIEGIGRVEFDVLAEG from the coding sequence ATGGTCAGGCTTCCGTATATGGACGGCTTCTACGAGCTGAGGCCGAGCAAGATAGTGGCCCTGGCTAAGAACTATGCCGAGCATGCGAAGGAGATGGAGAGCGACGTTCCGGAAAGACCGGTCTTCTTCCTCAAGCCTCCAAGCGCCCTCATCGGTCCCGGCGAGCCTATAATCCTGCCCAGAATGAGCAAGAGAGTAGACCACGAAGTCGAGCTTGCCGTCATAATCGGAAGGAGGGCCAGGCGCGTGCCGAGGGAAAAGGCGATGGACTACGTGCTCGGCTACACGATACTCCTTGACATAACCGCTCGCAACCTTCAGGCCGAGGCGAGGGAGAGGGGCCTCCCCTGGAGCATGGCTAAGGGATTCGACACCTTCGCCCCGGTCGGGCCGAGGGTGGTTGATAAGCGAGAGCTTAACATCGAGGACCTAGAGATAGGTCTCAAGGTGAACGGCCAGCTCAGACAGCTCGGACGGACGAGCGAGATGGTCTTCAAGGTCCCGGAGCTGATAGAGTACATAAGCTCGGTGATGACCCTCGAACCCGGGGACATAATAGCGACCGGAACTCCCGCTGGAGTAGGCCCGCTCAGGCACGGGGACAGGGTTGAGGCGTGGATAGAGGGAATTGGAAGGGTCGAGTTCGATGTTCTGGCCGAGGGTTAG
- a CDS encoding winged helix-turn-helix domain-containing protein, giving the protein MAKVKVITDPEVIKLMLEDTRRKILALLRNREMTISQLSEILGKTPQTIYHHIEKLKEAGLVEVKRTEMKGNLVEKYYGRTADAFYINLYLGDEELRYFARSRLKTKLEVFKALGYEFDDEELLNTMDELLKKEHEFKTEISREIEENEDRLRDFSNEDIIHAIEWLAMARMGRDEDALELLRRLGKILKK; this is encoded by the coding sequence ATGGCAAAGGTGAAGGTCATAACCGACCCAGAGGTAATAAAGCTGATGCTTGAGGACACAAGGAGGAAAATACTGGCCCTCCTCCGCAACAGGGAAATGACGATCTCCCAGCTCAGCGAGATACTGGGAAAGACCCCCCAGACGATATATCACCACATCGAGAAGCTCAAGGAGGCCGGACTGGTAGAGGTCAAGAGAACCGAGATGAAGGGCAACCTGGTGGAGAAGTACTACGGGAGAACCGCCGACGCCTTCTACATAAACCTCTATCTCGGGGACGAGGAGCTGAGGTACTTTGCCCGCTCCAGGCTGAAGACAAAGCTCGAAGTCTTCAAGGCGCTCGGATACGAGTTCGACGATGAAGAACTTCTCAACACTATGGACGAACTGCTGAAGAAGGAGCACGAGTTTAAGACTGAAATATCCCGGGAGATAGAGGAAAACGAGGACAGGCTCAGGGACTTCTCCAACGAGGACATCATCCACGCCATCGAGTGGCTTGCCATGGCAAGAATGGGACGTGACGAGGACGCACTTGAGCTCTTGAGGAGGCTCGGCAAAATACTTAAAAAATAA
- a CDS encoding acetate--CoA ligase family protein, producing MRTPNLDFLFYPKSVAVIGASNVPGKIGNSIMRSITLKFDGKVYAVNVKGGEVEVNGKRFPVYKSIRDIPDEVDVAVIAVPARFVPDVIDECGEKGVKAAVVISAGFKEAGRVELEEELVKRAKKWGIRLVGPNCLGVTNLENGFDCNFNPPERQARPPFGKVAFMSQSGAFGAAILDWAASHKIGMSKFISLGNMADLDESDFMAYLGDDPKTGVITGYIEGVKDGRKFFNTAKEVTLKKPIIVLKAGRTEAGAKAAASHTGSLAGSYKIYEAAFEQTGVLSAKSMRQLFNYAKALAMQKPAKGNRVAIVTNGGGAGVMMSDGLLEREMKLAELSNETNEKFRKAIEEGKLPHHMSYKNPIDIIGDAPSSRYELAMRYALEDENVDVLVVIALFQSPALDEGIVEAMERMKAYGKPIVFVAPGGDYPHRMARRIEKVGVPVYETVEDGVDAVYALVKYGEWLRENGKL from the coding sequence ATGAGGACGCCGAATCTTGATTTCCTGTTTTACCCGAAGAGCGTCGCTGTCATAGGCGCTTCAAACGTCCCGGGAAAGATTGGGAACTCCATAATGCGCTCCATAACGCTTAAGTTTGATGGAAAAGTCTATGCCGTCAACGTCAAGGGTGGCGAGGTGGAGGTAAACGGGAAGAGGTTCCCCGTTTACAAGAGCATCAGGGACATCCCTGATGAGGTTGACGTCGCGGTCATAGCCGTCCCGGCGAGATTCGTGCCGGATGTGATAGACGAGTGTGGCGAGAAGGGCGTTAAAGCGGCCGTTGTGATCTCCGCGGGCTTCAAGGAGGCCGGAAGGGTAGAGCTCGAGGAGGAGCTCGTTAAGAGGGCGAAGAAGTGGGGCATTCGCCTGGTCGGCCCGAACTGTCTCGGCGTCACCAATCTTGAGAACGGCTTCGACTGCAACTTCAACCCGCCCGAGAGGCAGGCAAGGCCGCCCTTCGGAAAAGTTGCCTTTATGAGTCAGAGTGGTGCTTTTGGTGCAGCTATTCTTGATTGGGCCGCGAGCCACAAGATAGGCATGAGCAAGTTCATCAGCCTCGGAAACATGGCAGACCTGGACGAGAGCGACTTCATGGCATACCTCGGCGACGACCCGAAGACAGGCGTTATAACGGGCTACATAGAGGGCGTCAAGGACGGCAGGAAGTTCTTCAACACGGCCAAAGAGGTCACCCTCAAGAAGCCCATCATCGTCCTCAAGGCCGGGAGGACCGAGGCCGGAGCCAAGGCCGCCGCTTCTCACACGGGTTCTCTGGCAGGCTCATACAAGATATACGAGGCCGCTTTCGAGCAGACCGGTGTCCTCAGCGCCAAGAGCATGCGCCAGCTCTTCAATTACGCGAAGGCTCTGGCGATGCAGAAGCCTGCAAAGGGCAACCGCGTCGCCATCGTTACGAACGGTGGTGGCGCAGGCGTCATGATGAGCGACGGCCTGCTTGAGAGGGAAATGAAGCTCGCCGAGCTAAGCAATGAGACCAACGAGAAGTTCAGGAAGGCCATAGAGGAAGGAAAACTGCCTCACCACATGAGCTATAAGAACCCCATTGACATCATCGGTGACGCCCCCTCCAGCAGGTACGAGCTTGCCATGCGCTACGCGCTCGAGGACGAGAACGTCGATGTCCTTGTCGTCATAGCGCTCTTCCAGAGCCCGGCCCTTGACGAAGGAATAGTTGAGGCCATGGAGAGGATGAAGGCCTACGGCAAGCCGATAGTCTTCGTCGCCCCAGGTGGAGACTACCCGCACAGGATGGCCAGAAGGATAGAGAAGGTCGGCGTTCCTGTCTACGAGACTGTCGAGGATGGCGTCGACGCTGTTTATGCCCTTGTCAAGTACGGCGAGTGGCTGAGGGAGAATGGAAAACTTTAA
- a CDS encoding OPT family oligopeptide transporter, protein MADASWKLRSSGWKRKDSDETYREVTPAAIILGVIWGAFMAASFTYAGMIMGFTSGGSAIAAIVGWGVLRGILKKGTVVENNIVQTIASAVNISVSGVIFTIPALYIMGLHEEINTTYFFLATAAGAILGITFIIPLRKQMIEIDRLRFPTGTAVATVLKTPGSGIEKARLLFLGMAVSAIVYLVQQFPVLGLPEIIPEYIDLGAMLHLPDWVNLAMALSLMVFGMGLITGRNGLIVLAGGILSYYIITPIVKSLGWLPSDVTGGAISGFVYANMTRPLGIGMLLGGSIAGLILSMPVIIVALRSIANASKLDSSRNEELPIKYLYAGITLAFLLLLVTTYKLGNLGIGRSLLTALVGVAWIFVASLLVAMSTGMTDWSPVSGLSLVSVMILLYLTGKQVPLTILLGATVGVAISGAADMMQDLKTGHLVGGIPSRQQKVELLTAWIGPIIALTVVGLIWKAYGIGNETVPAPQAMALKSMVEAILGGNVPVDKFIAGGILGFALSMSGIPGLGVLVGLSMYLPMLYILPYGLGCIVHEIAKRKKGHEFITEKVLPVAAGLMVGEAAMTLLFAVLTVLGVLHP, encoded by the coding sequence ATGGCAGACGCCAGCTGGAAACTGAGGTCATCTGGATGGAAGCGTAAGGATTCGGACGAGACCTACCGCGAAGTGACGCCCGCTGCTATAATACTGGGTGTCATCTGGGGCGCCTTCATGGCCGCCAGCTTCACCTACGCGGGAATGATAATGGGCTTCACCTCCGGCGGTTCGGCGATAGCTGCCATCGTCGGCTGGGGAGTCCTCAGGGGAATCCTCAAGAAGGGAACCGTCGTTGAGAACAACATCGTCCAGACCATAGCCTCTGCCGTCAACATCTCCGTTTCGGGAGTCATCTTCACCATCCCGGCGCTCTACATCATGGGACTCCACGAGGAGATAAACACCACGTACTTCTTCCTCGCCACAGCGGCCGGAGCTATACTCGGAATCACCTTCATCATCCCGCTGAGGAAGCAGATGATCGAGATTGACCGCCTCCGCTTCCCGACCGGAACCGCGGTTGCCACCGTCCTCAAGACCCCGGGAAGCGGAATCGAGAAGGCCAGGCTGCTCTTCCTCGGCATGGCCGTCAGCGCTATTGTCTACCTTGTCCAGCAGTTCCCGGTGCTCGGCCTCCCGGAGATCATCCCCGAGTACATTGACCTTGGCGCCATGCTCCACCTCCCTGACTGGGTCAATCTCGCGATGGCCCTTTCGCTCATGGTCTTCGGTATGGGTCTCATCACCGGAAGGAACGGTCTCATAGTCCTCGCCGGTGGAATACTCTCCTACTACATCATAACCCCCATAGTCAAGAGCCTCGGCTGGCTCCCGAGCGACGTCACCGGAGGGGCCATCAGTGGCTTCGTCTACGCCAACATGACTAGGCCGCTCGGCATCGGTATGCTCCTCGGCGGTTCGATAGCCGGCCTCATCCTTTCAATGCCGGTCATTATCGTCGCCCTCAGGAGCATAGCCAACGCGAGCAAACTCGACTCCAGCAGGAACGAGGAGCTCCCGATCAAGTACCTCTACGCAGGAATAACCCTCGCCTTCCTGCTGCTCCTCGTCACGACCTACAAGCTCGGTAACCTAGGCATCGGCAGGAGCCTGCTCACCGCCCTCGTCGGCGTCGCCTGGATATTCGTCGCTTCACTGCTCGTGGCCATGTCCACCGGAATGACCGACTGGAGCCCCGTTTCAGGTCTCTCGCTCGTGTCGGTCATGATACTCCTCTACCTCACTGGCAAGCAGGTGCCGCTGACCATACTCCTCGGCGCCACCGTCGGTGTCGCCATCTCAGGAGCGGCCGATATGATGCAGGATCTCAAGACCGGTCACCTCGTCGGCGGCATTCCCTCCAGGCAGCAGAAGGTCGAGCTGCTCACCGCCTGGATAGGGCCGATAATAGCCCTCACCGTCGTCGGACTCATCTGGAAGGCCTACGGAATAGGAAACGAGACCGTTCCGGCGCCGCAAGCGATGGCCCTCAAGTCCATGGTCGAGGCCATCCTCGGAGGCAACGTCCCGGTTGACAAGTTCATCGCCGGAGGAATACTGGGCTTTGCCCTCTCCATGAGCGGAATACCGGGACTCGGCGTCCTCGTCGGCCTGTCAATGTACCTGCCGATGCTCTACATCCTCCCCTACGGACTGGGCTGTATCGTCCACGAGATAGCCAAGAGGAAGAAGGGCCACGAGTTCATAACCGAGAAGGTGCTTCCAGTGGCAGCTGGACTCATGGTCGGAGAGGCCGCGATGACGCTCCTCTTCGCGGTCCTCACAGTGCTCGGAGTGCTCCACCCGTGA